In Leptotrichia buccalis C-1013-b, the genomic window CTTATTTCCAGAAACTGAACATTTATCATATAGAGAATTTGAAAAAGTTCATCATTTGTGCTGATTGAATTATCTATAAAATCTCCAATAAATAACATATCCTGAAAAGCGAGCGCCTTATTTGTCGGAAGTTCCAGTAAATAATAGTCTCCTTCTTCTTTATTTATTGTCTGTTTTGTAAGATATTCGACTGCATAGTCTGAAGCTGTTATATAACGGTACATATCGCCATCATATTTACACCTCATTTGAAATACGACAAGCCTTCTTTCCTTTAATGCTTTAACAATTTCAGGATTTGCCACTTCAGGCGGTATTTCCTCATCTTTATATTTTTCTGTATCTTCATAAATTAATCTTGCTTTACTGTTTGTTTTTAGCTCCTTAGGAATATAGCACATGATTTTTTCAATCTGTTTCGCAGAGAAACTTAAACTAGAAAATATAAATGCCAGTATAACAATAATTTTTTTCATTTTATTTCCTTTCATATATGCAACATAAAGTAAAAATTTGATTTTAAAGTTATTTAAATACATTATATAACAGAAAAAGGTTTTTCTCAAATAAAATCTTTAAAAATGGCTAAAAGTTACTTTACTACAAAATAAAATAAATAAAAATAGAAGTAAAATATCTCTCATTTTATTTTAATATCTTAATGATAATATATTTTACAAGAAAAATTTAGGAAAGGGGAACAATCAAAATGGAAAAAAATATTAATAAATTTAAAATGGAAGAATTGGGACTGCTGATATTAAATACAGCCTGCTACTCAGCATTAGTTATCACATCTGTAATAATTTTGCTGACAGTTTTAAGTTCTTTGTTATCAAAAAAGATAATTCTTGCCGATTATTCAAAACAGTCTTTTGAAGTTAATGAACTGCTTAAATTTTTAGTATTTTACCCTATTGGGGAAGAGCTCTTATTGAGAGGACTAATACTTCAATTTTTAAAGAAAAAGACAAAATATGCCAATTTAATTCAGGCTGTAATTTTTGGAATACTTCACCTGAATCCAATTAAGATTATATACACAACAATATCAGGTATCTTTTTCGGAAATGTGCGACTAAGACCCAGTCCAATCTGGTGGACAATTTTACTGCATTCAACATTCAATCTTGTTTCAATATTTCTATATAAGCCTTTTATAATTACAATTGAAAAGATATTTTATCTTCAAAATATGCCAATAATAACATTAATTATTGTATTTATTCCACCTTTATTTATATTTGATTATACTCTTAAACAACTTAAAAATAAATTTAATTATGAAAAACTTTACAAAGCATAATTTTTTAACAAAAAAATATCCTCTTCAGTATATTAAACTTTAGAGGATATTTTACTTTACTAATGTTCATTTACTTCCCATTTTATTACTTCACCTGTTATAGCATCAATGTCAAACTTATACTCTGTATTTTTATATACAATTCTTCCTTCATAAATCTTTCTTCCTTTTTCACTATCCAGCTGAATATTTGTAACATTGATTTTTTTTGCACCAGTAATCCGTGCAACTGCTATTTCTTTCGCTTTTTCAATTCCAATATATTTTGGTGTTTTTCTTATTTCTGTATCGCTTCCATTTGTATTAATGATTTTACCATTATCTCTTATTGTTGTTGAAGCCGATATTCGGTCTTTTTGACTGTAACTCAGAACTTTTCCTGTATTTGCATCAATATTGTATTTATATTTTTTTCGTTCTGTATAAAATTCTATTTCATAAATAAATTTTCTATTTTCTTTATCTAAACGAATTTTAGTCATTTTTGCAGAATTTTTTGCCACTTTTGAATGATTTAACGCAAGCTGCTTTGCCTGTTCAATCGAAATTTTCACATCAACATTCAAAACTCTTACTGTTTTAGTCTTTTTACCTGTATTTCCATTTGCAAAAACTCCTGTCATTATGATAAAAAATACTATAAGTAGTTTTTTTAAAAAATTATTTTTCATTTTCTCTCCTTCTTTAACTTAAATATAAACGAACTTCCTTTTCCAATTTCACTTTCTGCATAAATTTCTCCTTTGTGTGCCTCTATAATCCATTTTACCATTGATAATCCAAGCCCTAGATTTTCTGTCGTTCTGGAACTTTCAACCTGATAAAACCGTCCCCAGATTTTAGGTATATTTTCTTTTTCTATACCGATTCCATCATCAATAACTTTACATATTGCAAAATCTTTATCCTGCGTTAATTTTATCCATATATTACCGTTTTCGCGGCCATAGTTAATTGCATTTGAAATTAAATTTACAAAAATTCTCATAATCATCGTCTCATCACCAACAATAAAAATATTTTCCTCTATTTCAGAATGAATTTTTATATTTTTACTGTCTGCATTATGTTGCTGGCTGTCAGCAATAAGATGTGTCATTTCACTAATATTTATTTTTTCAAAATTAAGTTTCTGATTACCTCTGTCCATTCTTGATAAAGTTAGAAGCTGTGAGATTAATTTTGACATTTTTTTAGTTTCATCCAATACAGAAGAAATTGTATCTTTTGCATTTTCTATTGAAGTTAGATTTTCAAGACCGTATTCACATTCAGAAATAATAATTGCTACAGGTGTACGCAACTCGTGTGAAACATCTGATGTAAACTGCGCTTCTCTTTCAAAGGAGTTTTGCAGCCTGTCAAACATTGTATCAAATGTATTTGCCAAAGTATAAATTTCATCATTTCCTTCTCCAATGTTAATTCTTTGTGTCAAATCGTTTCCTTCATTGATTTTTTCCACTGCTTCCCTTATTTTTTCTATTGGTTTAAATGCTTTCTTTGTTATAAAGTATCCGCTTATTGCCGAAAATACAAGGAAAAACGGTAATACAATCAAAGAAATCAAAACAATTGTTTCAATAACATTTTCCACTTCTGTTGCAGGAGCAATTCCACGAATATGAATAATGCCATAGCCTGAAAAATTCTTTTTACTGTCAAAAATATACCATTTTTTATTTTTATGTTTTATAATTCTCACATCATTTTTATCGGAAAAAGTTTCATCATATTCAAAATCCAGCGGAATATCCCCATAAATAAATCCTGTTTCATCATCATAAACCGACAAATGGACATTATTGTTAAAAATAATAAAATCATTGTCAATCGTAAGTTCACCATCATAAACTTCAATTTCGTCGAATGCCGAAACTACAGAACTTTTTAAATTTTTATAAGCGTCTGCACGTACAAGATTTTCACTGATATAAATTATTGTTATAAGAAATATGACTATAAGACTTATCATAAGACCGATATACCAGAAAGTTATTTTGGACTTTATAGAAAGTTTATTCATTTTCATTATCAACCCTCAGGACATAACCCAATCCACGAATGGTATGAATAAGTTTTGGAGTATAGCTGTCATCAATTTTTTTCCTCAAATATCTGATGTAAACATCTATAACGTTGGTTCCACCTTCGTATTCATAATTCCATATATGGTCTTCTATTCGTTCTCTTGGTAAAATTTTCCCTTTATTCCGTATCAAATATTCCAAAATTGAATACTCTCTGCCTGACAGCTTTATAAGTACACCATCTCTAAAAACTGTTTTAGCATCAAGATCAACTTTAAGATTAGCTACTGTAATTACATTGTCGGCATTTCCAGAATTACG contains:
- a CDS encoding sensor histidine kinase, which encodes MKMNKLSIKSKITFWYIGLMISLIVIFLITIIYISENLVRADAYKNLKSSVVSAFDEIEVYDGELTIDNDFIIFNNNVHLSVYDDETGFIYGDIPLDFEYDETFSDKNDVRIIKHKNKKWYIFDSKKNFSGYGIIHIRGIAPATEVENVIETIVLISLIVLPFFLVFSAISGYFITKKAFKPIEKIREAVEKINEGNDLTQRINIGEGNDEIYTLANTFDTMFDRLQNSFEREAQFTSDVSHELRTPVAIIISECEYGLENLTSIENAKDTISSVLDETKKMSKLISQLLTLSRMDRGNQKLNFEKINISEMTHLIADSQQHNADSKNIKIHSEIEENIFIVGDETMIMRIFVNLISNAINYGRENGNIWIKLTQDKDFAICKVIDDGIGIEKENIPKIWGRFYQVESSRTTENLGLGLSMVKWIIEAHKGEIYAESEIGKGSSFIFKLKKERK
- a CDS encoding PepSY domain-containing protein, which gives rise to MKNNFLKKLLIVFFIIMTGVFANGNTGKKTKTVRVLNVDVKISIEQAKQLALNHSKVAKNSAKMTKIRLDKENRKFIYEIEFYTERKKYKYNIDANTGKVLSYSQKDRISASTTIRDNGKIINTNGSDTEIRKTPKYIGIEKAKEIAVARITGAKKINVTNIQLDSEKGRKIYEGRIVYKNTEYKFDIDAITGEVIKWEVNEH
- a CDS encoding CPBP family intramembrane glutamic endopeptidase, with amino-acid sequence MEKNINKFKMEELGLLILNTACYSALVITSVIILLTVLSSLLSKKIILADYSKQSFEVNELLKFLVFYPIGEELLLRGLILQFLKKKTKYANLIQAVIFGILHLNPIKIIYTTISGIFFGNVRLRPSPIWWTILLHSTFNLVSIFLYKPFIITIEKIFYLQNMPIITLIIVFIPPLFIFDYTLKQLKNKFNYEKLYKA